TATTTTCTGATCAAAACATCGAAGAAACGGACGAGTTGCTTCAGGCCACATGGGACGCTTTGCAGAATGCCAAAGAACCGGAAGTCAATTATGAATTATCCGTCCATTTATTAGAATTTTTGACAGGATACGAGCATGAGCATGTGGAGTTAGGCGACACCACGCAGGCGGTAGACAGAAACTTTGGCCGCCCTATCGAAATTGAAGCGCGGGTAATCAGCATTGAATATGATCTGCTCGACATCGAAGGCACAGCAACAGTCGAGATGGGCCAATTCTTGACTGCTCTTGATGATGACCGCCTTGATCGTGTGATCGAGGACATCAACGATAACCGTGGTCGTTGGGAGCATCCGGAAATTGACGATAGTAATTTTCCTGATATTGAGCCATCAATGCCGACGAATTTAGAGGCGGCGGGCAGCTATCGCAGCATCCAACTTTATTGGGATTTTAACGACGAAACATTTATCAAGCACTATGAATTGTATGCCAGCCAAGCGCCCGATTTTGTGCCGTCCTCTGAAAATATGATCTGGCGCGGTTATTTGAACGGGTATAATCACATCGTTGAAAGCGATCAAGTGTGGTACTACTACGTTCGCGCGATTAATCATCACGGGCGTGCTAGTGAATACAGCGAGCGGGCAGAAGGTAGTACGGTCAGGATCATAGACGAGGATATTTTGTTTGGCGAAGACATTGCGGAAAGCCTACGTGATCTATCAGAAACGGCGGGCATTCTTGCAGACAGCACAATCGATTTCGACAAGTTTTCCGATCAAGTGAAGGACGCAGACGGCGAGCGGATTAAGGGTGATCTAATCAGCGTTGATGGTACGACTTACATCGCTGAAGGTGTGATTGGCAATGCGGCAATAAAGAATCTGTCAGCTAGTAAAATCGACACAGGAACAATGCTCGGGGATCGTATACAAGCGGACACTTTGCACGGTGACAGGATTATTGCGGGTACGTTTACCGCCGACAAGATGACGACTGGCACGTTGCAGGGGATTGATATATACGGCGTTACGATCACGGGGTCGGAGATATATCAGAGTAGTGGACCCCGTAATTTAGAACTCAGGAACGGATGTTTATATAGCTATTCAAACGGAGATTTGAGTTTGCGTCTTGGTCAGTACACATTTGATATGTATGATGGCGAAAACAATCACATCGGCGGTTTCGGTCCTGCTTGGGATGCGCAAGACCCTAGCAGGCGTGGCATGGCGTGGACTTTAGAAAACGATTTTGTCAATATCAGTATGCGTCACGGGGGCTTGCTTAGACCGCTATTTAGATCGGATACGTACAATAATGTCACTACGGTAAATGGCCCGTACAACAACCAAAACGACGGGGCCGAATTACGATTATACGCTAACAGAAGACCAGTTTCAGAGGGTGAGTTTACGAGCCACGATCAACCGTCTATTATTCTTGATCAGTCTGACAGTACAAATGACATCGACATCTATTACGGTGGTTTTGACAGGCGGACAAATGCGAGTGTGTATTTTAGGCATCGGTCATCTTCTGATACGTTTTCCACGAAAATGCGTATCGCTCATGATTTTGTTCGTATATATGATGAGTTGCGCCTTGGCTCGTCAGATCACACCGTTAGCATTATTCCCTACTCAAATTCTGTCCAGTGGCGTTTCAATACCAACAATTACATCCGTCAGCAAGATGACGGTCAGGTTAGTTTTTATTCAAGCAATACGCAAAGGCAGGTGTTTAGACCAGATGGCGGCGCAAGATTCCCCGGCGACAACGTAACAATTGAAGGCGATATTAGAAATAGTGGACACAGAACAACGTCAAACAGCGTCAACACGCATATATACAGCAACACAGGGAGGATTGCCCGTGCCACATCTGCAAGAAAATACAAAACGGATATACAAATCGCGGAAGATATTGATTATGAAAAAATACTCGATTTAAACATTAAAAGTTGGTACGACAAAGAGGAAGTCAATGGCAATGTAGAAGAAAACGATGAGCCGACAAAATTTCATGGGTTGATTGCCGAT
The Salicibibacter kimchii DNA segment above includes these coding regions:
- a CDS encoding phage tail spike protein, with product MTRNLTQVGGSFIGTMEQFEFDSPDRRASTELYIFSQDDELLTILSPSTGLTEALYKESLNTLPDTPFTFTVDAEEEHSQHVREENQVVFRDKEGDLLLYVIKELDDSDGTDGATTTAVCEPAFMELKEHIVVDRRMDGDTADVAIDAALDGTRWTGSVEVELGNATQNFYYITSIDAIWKILEVWGGEFKAVVEFDETNKVNRRTIKILQRRGSDTGLRWEIGHNVEEIQRTVLSYPVTAMYGRGTSLRVEDEEGEHTGGYTRYIDFADEVWSEDDGDPVDKPEGQRWIGDPDALQKYGRQHNGELLHREDIFSDQNIEETDELLQATWDALQNAKEPEVNYELSVHLLEFLTGYEHEHVELGDTTQAVDRNFGRPIEIEARVISIEYDLLDIEGTATVEMGQFLTALDDDRLDRVIEDINDNRGRWEHPEIDDSNFPDIEPSMPTNLEAAGSYRSIQLYWDFNDETFIKHYELYASQAPDFVPSSENMIWRGYLNGYNHIVESDQVWYYYVRAINHHGRASEYSERAEGSTVRIIDEDILFGEDIAESLRDLSETAGILADSTIDFDKFSDQVKDADGERIKGDLISVDGTTYIAEGVIGNAAIKNLSASKIDTGTMLGDRIQADTLHGDRIIAGTFTADKMTTGTLQGIDIYGVTITGSEIYQSSGPRNLELRNGCLYSYSNGDLSLRLGQYTFDMYDGENNHIGGFGPAWDAQDPSRRGMAWTLENDFVNISMRHGGLLRPLFRSDTYNNVTTVNGPYNNQNDGAELRLYANRRPVSEGEFTSHDQPSIILDQSDSTNDIDIYYGGFDRRTNASVYFRHRSSSDTFSTKMRIAHDFVRIYDELRLGSSDHTVSIIPYSNSVQWRFNTNNYIRQQDDGQVSFYSSNTQRQVFRPDGGARFPGDNVTIEGDIRNSGHRTTSNSVNTHIYSNTGRIARATSARKYKTDIQIAEDIDYEKILDLNIKSWYDKEEVNGNVEENDEPTKFHGLIADDFDDVGLSEFVVYDDGEVENYSDRAWTLLIPNMRDMKAEIESLKREVEELKG